GTATATAAAACTCCACAATACACCGATAACGGCTACGGAAATGATATTCGGAAAGAAAAACACCACTCGGTAAAAACCGTATTCTTTCAGTTTAAGACGGGTCAATGATACTGCGAAAAACGTTGCAAACAACATAATTAAGATGACTTTCCAAAAAATCAAGAAATAATCGTTCGAAATGGCCTTTGGTATGATCTCATCCGAGAATAATTGTCTATAATTATCAATTCCGATATAATTCATCGATTCGGAGCCGCCAGACCAATCAAAGAAGCTTAGGTACAAGCCTCGAAACAACGGGTAAATAGTGAATAAACAAAAGATAGCAAACGTAGGCAGCAAGAAACTCGCAATAAACAAGTTACGTTTCCACAATTTATTGTTCTTCATAGGCGTAAGCCATCCTCCCCTTAAATTTGAAAGAACAATCAGAGGCACCTATGTCCTCTGATTGCTTAGAAAGAAGAGTCATGAATTTACTTACGGACTTTGGCTGCCGCCTTCTCCATACGGTCCATCCATTCTTCTGGTGTAATAGAACCTTGCAGCAATGCAATCGTTGCATCATTCTCAGCCTGCTCAATGTCCGCGGCCAATTTAAATACAGGAGCAACGATCGTGTCACTACCGTTGAAATATTTCATTGCCGTTTTAACAACATCACTTGCGCCTGAAGATTCCAGATCTGCCTTGACGTTCATCAAAGCGCCTGTCAGCTCAGCCCAACGAACTGCGGCTTGTTTCGTAAAGATAAATTCAATAAATGCTTTTGCTGCATCTGGATTTTTAGCCTTCTTTGCAATTGCAATGTTACTAGTGTAAGGAATAGCCACAAATTTACCGCCTGGCTTCTGCATAACGGAAGGAATAAATCCGAATTTGAAACCTTCTGGAACATCTTTTTTCATTTCATTTTCGAGCCACAAGCCATTAGGAATCATTGCATCTTTATGCTGTAAGAAGAGCATTTGGGAGTCTGTATGACTCATACCGAACGATGCGTTATCGAAATACCCTTTGTCCCTCATATCAACGATCTTTTTCAAGGTGTTCGCTACAGCATCATTTTTGAAAGAACCTTCTTTAGCTGCTTCTTGGTCCTTTAAGATTTGCGGATTGTCTCCATTCTCAGATACAAAACCTGTATTCAAGAGACCTCCCACGACGTAGTATGGGTATTTGCCTGTATGGATGTAAGGATATACGCCATCCGCTTTGATTTTTTCACTAGTGGCAAGGAAACTATCCCAATCTTTTGGAACATCCCATCCCTTTTCAGTAAAAAGGGTTTCATCATAGAAGGTTCCCCATGAACCGAATACGAGTGGAATCGTATAGTTTTTGCCACTGTAATCTTGTGGAGGTGCGATCAAGTTGCTCGTAAGCGGTTCGCCATCCACATTTTTCGCATCTTTAACCCAATCTGAAATATCCATCAATTGGTCATCGAGCACCATTTGCGTTTCATTCGATCCTGCTCCATCGATATATACGACATCTGGTGGATTACCTTGGATCCAGCGTGGCTTCATTTGCTCGTTGATCTGAGAACCTGCGGATTCTTTAATGTTGACATCCGGATACTTCTTCTTGAATTCACCAATCACTTCTTTCCACCAACCGTCCCCATAACCACCGACAAAATATTGAATTTCGAGGTCCCCAGCTACTTTCGGCTCTTCGGGCTTGGGAGCGTCTGTCTTCACTGGCTCTTTCTGCGTCGCCGCAGCCGTCTTCTCAGGAGCAGGAGCTTCCGCCGCTCCATTAGTTCCCCCGCCACATCCTGCCAGAGACAATACAATGGACATCATAACTAGACTTAATGCCGCTTTCTTTTTACCCTTGCTTTTCATTGGCCATCCCCCTCGAATATTCTTGCTTCACTTCTGTATGCTCTCGATTTCACAATTCTGACTTATATTCTGTTAACACTTTTCCATTATATAGGCTATAAAAACGTAACCACATGATCTCTTTTGATGTGGAGTTGATACTTTTTGTCCTTAAGAACCTTTTTTTGTTTACAAAAGAAAGACACCTGAGTAAAAACTCAGGTGTCCTTTTCTCAATTCAGTATTTTTTGTGCGATTGCCGCTAAATCCATAATGTCGATATTACCGTCATTGTTAAGATCTGCACGCTTAGCTGTCTGCCAATCCGCACTGTTCTGATCTTTACCATAGTGAGAAGCTGCAATCGCCAAATCACCGATGCTCACTTTTCCATCCCCGTTCAAGTCTCCGGATTTTACTGGTGGCTGTTCATCTGCCTTAATCTCGACCTCAATGTTTGAGAGATCAGCTTCCGTCTCCAGTCCATTCTCGTCAGCAAATACAGCACTGGTTACCTCTATGCTCGCTAACTCAGCCTTCGTCACTGACTTCGCTTTAAAGCTCAGTTCAAGCACCTTGGCATCACCTGTTATAGCAGTACCTGTACTAGCCGTGATTAGACGAATGGTTCCGATCGGATCTTTCTTAGATTCCAATACCTGAACCCTATCGTTCACCGATTCGCCTGAGATGTACTCGAGGAGATTCTCATCGTACTTCAATCGAATATCTTGCGCATAGGTCGCATCTGTCACATTGCTAACACCCATGTCTACAGTAAAGGTCTGCCCTTGATTAATCGACTTAGGTCCACTTAAAGTTATCGCAGTAGGTTCATCAAGCTCGACAGGTACATATTCAAAGGCATCAATCATCGCAATGGTATTTGAAGATGAATTGTTCTTCGTCCCTTTCACGACAATCTTAATCGTATGCTCCCCTTTGGAG
This window of the Paenibacillus sp. FSL R10-2734 genome carries:
- a CDS encoding extracellular solute-binding protein; this encodes MKSKGKKKAALSLVMMSIVLSLAGCGGGTNGAAEAPAPEKTAAATQKEPVKTDAPKPEEPKVAGDLEIQYFVGGYGDGWWKEVIGEFKKKYPDVNIKESAGSQINEQMKPRWIQGNPPDVVYIDGAGSNETQMVLDDQLMDISDWVKDAKNVDGEPLTSNLIAPPQDYSGKNYTIPLVFGSWGTFYDETLFTEKGWDVPKDWDSFLATSEKIKADGVYPYIHTGKYPYYVVGGLLNTGFVSENGDNPQILKDQEAAKEGSFKNDAVANTLKKIVDMRDKGYFDNASFGMSHTDSQMLFLQHKDAMIPNGLWLENEMKKDVPEGFKFGFIPSVMQKPGGKFVAIPYTSNIAIAKKAKNPDAAKAFIEFIFTKQAAVRWAELTGALMNVKADLESSGASDVVKTAMKYFNGSDTIVAPVFKLAADIEQAENDATIALLQGSITPEEWMDRMEKAAAKVRK